The following are encoded in a window of Harmonia axyridis chromosome 7, icHarAxyr1.1, whole genome shotgun sequence genomic DNA:
- the LOC123684658 gene encoding probable DNA double-strand break repair Rad50 ATPase isoform X1, whose product MEQNRKMENSGELDIGNLQVLIDNYEFLIQDLTNGIQTFQIEYSDLSEKVKSVVVENDKLSRDISYLISKEQQNQSGDSNQPKIIENLKMQLSLIATEKDYAMQLWHNAITMIDHLEEELKGYQEGRNNYIPKTEALRLRKECDTKIKTLQQELTIARAALSRKNFINLDTSSSEFLKKEDSSTKIIKNLEEEILALQKRLNQSNKAKDELNKTISKQNKRIKSLEDKNKEYVTKVNEAVQVVEAACLEKDFAIIRELESKDEMGKISKSLLEAIEQAEMKLKSEVDQVKSDFNTNLKSVLEDLRKAHSDSLIKQNEINTYAKQCALLQNEIERLQTKKSMIENEQDGNSKLLVLETNLERTFQKLLTSEKENIVLTAEINRLKSEMKDMIGHFENDMKMREVEKTRLNNKIEQLKEERIEGDKKYVELMAELEDMRSKLLEMKRGFKEEIEQRQNEIRLSHSEEIGNIKKENELSLKELENQLVSQIELNRKWRAETKIIVAKLEGQIRHQRENVKRLHRVVWNLKRRLKGRKNRKVQPDLTVLMDSSQIETKPRKFVDT is encoded by the exons ATGGAACAAAATAGGAAAATGGAAAATTCTGGAGAGTTGGACATTGG CAACTTGCAGGTTCTGATTGATAACTATGAGTTCCTGATACAAGATTTGACCAATGGAATTCAAACATTTCAA ATAGAATACAGTGATCTCAGTGAAAAAGTGAAGAGTGTGGTGGTAGAAAATGACAAACTTTCAAGGGATATTTCGTACCTCATTAGTAAAGAGCAACAGAACCAAAGTGGAGATTCTAATCAGccaaaaattatagaaaatttaaaaatgcaGCTCAGCCTAATAGCGACAGAGAAAGATTACGCTATGCAGCTATGGCATAACGCTATCACCATGATAGACCACTTGGAGGAGGAACTTAAAGGCTATCAGGAAGGTAGAAACAATTATATTCCGAAAACAGAAGCTTTAAGG TTGAGAAAAGAGTGTGACACAAAAATTAAAACTCTACAACAAGAATTGACGATAGCGAGGGCAGcactttccagaaaaaatttcataaatctcGATACATCTAGCAGTGAATTCCTGAAAAAAGAAGATTCCTCAactaaaattataaaaaacttGGAAGAAGAGATTCTAGCGTTACAAAAAAGACTGAACCAATCTAACAAAGCGAAAGATGAATTGAACAAGACTATAAGCAAGCAAAACAAGAGGATAAAATCGTTAGAAGACAAAAATAAAGAGTATGTGACTAAAGTTAACGAAGCAGTACAAGTAGTGGAGGCTGCTTGCTTAGAAAAAGATTTCGCTATTATCAGAGAGTTAGAGTCAAAAG ATGAGATGGGCAAAATTTCTAAAAGTCTTCTAGAGGCCATAGAACAGGCGGAGATGAAACTAAAGTCAGAGGTGGACCAGGTCAAATCCGATTTCAACACTAACCTTAAGTCCGTATTAGAAGACCTGAGGAAGGCACACAGCGATTCCCTGATCAAACAGAACGAGATCAACACGTACGCCAAACAGTGTGCCCTTCTACAGAATGAGATCGAGAGATTGCAGACCAAAAAGTCCATGATTGAGAACGAACAAGATGGCAACTCTAAGTTGTTGGTGTTGGAGACAAACCTGGAAAGAACGTTTCAGAAATTG CTGACTTCGGAAAAGGAAAACATAGTTTTGACTGCGGAAATCAACAGGCTCAAATCGGAGATGAAAGACATGATTGGTCACTTCGAGAATGATATGAAAATGAGGGAGGTGGAAAAGACCAGACTGAACAACAAGATAGAGCAGTTGAAGGAGGAGAGGATAGAAGGGGACAAGAAATATGTGGAGCTGATGGCCGAGCTGGAAGATATGAGGAGCAAGTTGTTGGAGATGAAGCGCGGTTTCAAGGAGGAGATCGAGCAGAGACAGAA CGAGATCCGTCTGTCCCACTCTGAAGAAATCGGcaatattaaaaaagaaaacGAGCTAAGCCTCAAAGAACTGGAAAATCAACTGGTCTCCCAGATAGAATTGAACAGAAAATGGCGGGCGGAAACAAAAATAATAGTTGCCAAACTTGAGGGTCAAATCAGACACCAGAGGGAAAACGTGAAGAGGCTACACAGGGTCGTTTGGAATCTGAAGAGAAGGTTGAAGGGGAGAAAAAACAGAAAGGTCCAACCCGACCTAACAGTACTAATGGATTCCTCTCAAATCGAAACTAAGCCAAGGAAATTTGTGGATACCTGA
- the LOC123684658 gene encoding melanoma inhibitory activity protein 2-like isoform X2, with translation MQLSLIATEKDYAMQLWHNAITMIDHLEEELKGYQEGRNNYIPKTEALRLRKECDTKIKTLQQELTIARAALSRKNFINLDTSSSEFLKKEDSSTKIIKNLEEEILALQKRLNQSNKAKDELNKTISKQNKRIKSLEDKNKEYVTKVNEAVQVVEAACLEKDFAIIRELESKDEMGKISKSLLEAIEQAEMKLKSEVDQVKSDFNTNLKSVLEDLRKAHSDSLIKQNEINTYAKQCALLQNEIERLQTKKSMIENEQDGNSKLLVLETNLERTFQKLLTSEKENIVLTAEINRLKSEMKDMIGHFENDMKMREVEKTRLNNKIEQLKEERIEGDKKYVELMAELEDMRSKLLEMKRGFKEEIEQRQNEIRLSHSEEIGNIKKENELSLKELENQLVSQIELNRKWRAETKIIVAKLEGQIRHQRENVKRLHRVVWNLKRRLKGRKNRKVQPDLTVLMDSSQIETKPRKFVDT, from the exons atgcaGCTCAGCCTAATAGCGACAGAGAAAGATTACGCTATGCAGCTATGGCATAACGCTATCACCATGATAGACCACTTGGAGGAGGAACTTAAAGGCTATCAGGAAGGTAGAAACAATTATATTCCGAAAACAGAAGCTTTAAGG TTGAGAAAAGAGTGTGACACAAAAATTAAAACTCTACAACAAGAATTGACGATAGCGAGGGCAGcactttccagaaaaaatttcataaatctcGATACATCTAGCAGTGAATTCCTGAAAAAAGAAGATTCCTCAactaaaattataaaaaacttGGAAGAAGAGATTCTAGCGTTACAAAAAAGACTGAACCAATCTAACAAAGCGAAAGATGAATTGAACAAGACTATAAGCAAGCAAAACAAGAGGATAAAATCGTTAGAAGACAAAAATAAAGAGTATGTGACTAAAGTTAACGAAGCAGTACAAGTAGTGGAGGCTGCTTGCTTAGAAAAAGATTTCGCTATTATCAGAGAGTTAGAGTCAAAAG ATGAGATGGGCAAAATTTCTAAAAGTCTTCTAGAGGCCATAGAACAGGCGGAGATGAAACTAAAGTCAGAGGTGGACCAGGTCAAATCCGATTTCAACACTAACCTTAAGTCCGTATTAGAAGACCTGAGGAAGGCACACAGCGATTCCCTGATCAAACAGAACGAGATCAACACGTACGCCAAACAGTGTGCCCTTCTACAGAATGAGATCGAGAGATTGCAGACCAAAAAGTCCATGATTGAGAACGAACAAGATGGCAACTCTAAGTTGTTGGTGTTGGAGACAAACCTGGAAAGAACGTTTCAGAAATTG CTGACTTCGGAAAAGGAAAACATAGTTTTGACTGCGGAAATCAACAGGCTCAAATCGGAGATGAAAGACATGATTGGTCACTTCGAGAATGATATGAAAATGAGGGAGGTGGAAAAGACCAGACTGAACAACAAGATAGAGCAGTTGAAGGAGGAGAGGATAGAAGGGGACAAGAAATATGTGGAGCTGATGGCCGAGCTGGAAGATATGAGGAGCAAGTTGTTGGAGATGAAGCGCGGTTTCAAGGAGGAGATCGAGCAGAGACAGAA CGAGATCCGTCTGTCCCACTCTGAAGAAATCGGcaatattaaaaaagaaaacGAGCTAAGCCTCAAAGAACTGGAAAATCAACTGGTCTCCCAGATAGAATTGAACAGAAAATGGCGGGCGGAAACAAAAATAATAGTTGCCAAACTTGAGGGTCAAATCAGACACCAGAGGGAAAACGTGAAGAGGCTACACAGGGTCGTTTGGAATCTGAAGAGAAGGTTGAAGGGGAGAAAAAACAGAAAGGTCCAACCCGACCTAACAGTACTAATGGATTCCTCTCAAATCGAAACTAAGCCAAGGAAATTTGTGGATACCTGA
- the LOC123684202 gene encoding DNA-directed RNA polymerase I subunit RPA12, with product MIENSGAIKLPVDGAFCDECGSLLPVLLADQVTCYYCKKVFPKSVFCDTSYEFEVHFNSEVEEKSSHNVMEEDEEAGPVVDRKCPRCENEKMSYMTLQLRSADEGQTVFYTCTRCNFKESENS from the exons atgatTGAA AACTCCGGAGCAATCAAACTTCCAGTGGACGGCGCATTTTGTGATGAATGTGGATCATTGCTGCCAGTACTTCTGGCAGATCAAGTCACATGTTATTACTGTAAAAAAGTCTTTCCAAAATCAG ttttttgtgaCACTTCTTATGAATTTGAAGTACATTTTAACTCTGAAGTTGAGGAGAAGAGTAGCCATAATGTAATGGAAGAAGACGAAGAAGCAGGCCCAGTGGTAGATAGAAAGTGCCCTAGatgcgaaaatgaaaaaatgagctATATGACATTGCAGTTAAGATCTGCTGATGAAGGGCAAACAGTATTTTATACTTGCACTAGGTGCAATTTCAAAGAGTCGGAGAATTCTTGA